One Bos taurus isolate L1 Dominette 01449 registration number 42190680 breed Hereford unplaced genomic scaffold, ARS-UCD2.0 Leftover_ScbfJmS_1901, whole genome shotgun sequence DNA segment encodes these proteins:
- the LOC107132081 gene encoding melanoma-associated antigen B2-like — protein sequence MPRGQKSKHRAREKRRQARAEIQGLHDQATTSRGEETTSSSPPDSESAPSSSCAAGTTTGPPGAQGTTSAAAGAIRKRSGGGGTARSRSGVGGIARLKSGGGAEGQVQGGENSSQASAAAEISHTDLLTMESENLVKYMLLKYKMRELIKRSEMVKVIHRRYKAQFPEILSRASEHMEMVFGLVLKEVRRNSHCYTLVSNLDLSDSESMRGDWGLPKNGLLMPLLGVIYLNGHRASEEEVWKFLNILGIYDGRMHFIFGDTRKLITEDLVQEEYLEYNQVPGSDPPRYEFLWGPKALTENSKTKVLQFLTKVNNLVPDALLPHYEEALREEAERTGARAATGTGPSASASADPSASARPGTSAAARAGTSASAMADMSALAGAGPSASARDGTSAAARDGTSASTSAHSRATSSRSSGP from the coding sequence ATGCCTCGTGGGCAGAAGAGTAAGCACCGTGCTCGTGAGAAACGTCGCCAGGCCCGGGCTGAGATCCAGGGTCTTCATGATCAGGCTACCACATCTAGGGGAGAAGagaccacctcctcctcccctcctgatTCAGAGAGTGCTCCCTCAAGCTCGTGTGCTGCTGGCACCACCACGGGTCCTCCGGGAGCCCAAGGCACCACCAGTGCTGCTGCAGGTGCTATACGCAAAAGATCTGGTGGTGGTGGCACAGCACGCTCGAGATCTGGAGTAGGTGGCATAGCACGCTTGAAATCTGGTGGAGGTGCCGAGGGCCAAGTTCAGGGAGGTGAAAATTCCTCCCAGGCCTCAGCTGCTGCTGAGATCTCTCACACAGATCTTCTGACCATGGAGTCAGAGAATTTGGTGAAGTACATGCTGTTAAAGTATAAGATGAGGGAGCTAATTAAGAGGTCAGAAATGGTGAAGGTTATCCACAGAAGGTACAAGGCGCAATTCCCTGAGATCCTCAGCAGGGCCTCTGAGCACATGGAGATGGTGTTTGGCCTGGTGCTCAAGGAAGTCAGGCGCAACAGTCACTGCTATACCCTGGTGAGCAACCTAGATCTCAGCGACAGTGAGTCTATGAGAGGTGACTGGGGGCTGCCGAAGAATGGTCTTCTGATGCCTCTGCTGGGTGTCATCTACCTGAATGGCCATCGTGCCTCTGAGGAGGAGGTCTGGAAGTTCCTGAATATTCTGGGCATCTATGATGGAAGAATGCACTTCATCTTTGGAGACACCAGGAAGCTCATCACAGAAGATCTGGTGCAGGAAGAGTACCTGGAATACAACCAGGTGCCTGGCAGCGATCCCCCTCGCTATGAGTTCCTGTGGGGTCCTAAAGCGCTCACAGAAAACAGCAAGACGAAAGTCCTGCAATTTTTGACCAAGGTCAACAATTTGGTCCCTGACGCCTTACTGCCACATTATGAGGAGGCTTtgagagaggaggcagagagaacCGGAGCCAGAGCTGCAACCGGgaccggcccttctgcctcagccagcgctgacccttctgcctcggccagacctggcacttctgctgcagccagggctggcacttcagCCTCAGCCatggctgacatgtctgccttaGCCggtgctggcccttcggcctcggccagggatggcacttctgctgcagccagggatGGCACTTCTGCCTCAACCAGTGCCCACTCCAGGGCCACATCCAGCCGCTCATCTGGCCCCTAG